The following are encoded together in the Methanosarcina flavescens genome:
- a CDS encoding DUF7436 family protein: protein MPIIASLPPEVLKAIDRGIKIRLLVSHRFTSLPSLLSIRGEDDFAKFKKGMEIRLAQNFNSCFGIVDESVVVLFQLHPHDSDRILSVIKIWDMGLAKSLGKEFELLWNGGEKFDLEKLSGGELRSFRNS, encoded by the coding sequence ATGCCAATAATCGCCAGCCTGCCGCCTGAAGTCCTGAAAGCTATTGACCGCGGGATCAAAATCAGGCTGCTTGTATCCCATCGATTTACATCGCTTCCTTCCCTTCTCTCAATTCGGGGAGAAGATGATTTCGCCAAATTTAAAAAAGGCATGGAAATAAGGCTTGCCCAGAATTTCAATTCCTGCTTCGGTATTGTTGATGAGAGTGTTGTAGTGCTATTTCAGCTTCATCCTCATGACAGTGACCGTATTCTTTCGGTTATAAAAATCTGGGATATGGGGCTTGCAAAGAGTTTGGGTAAGGAATTTGAGCTCCTGTGGAATGGGGGAGAAAAATTTGATCTTGAAAAATTATCTGGAGGAGAATTAAGGAGCTTCAGGAATAGTTAA
- the tuf gene encoding translation elongation factor EF-1 subunit alpha, which produces MAAEKPHMNLAVIGHIDHGKSTFVGRLMYDAGAVPTHIIEKYKEEAKQKGKESFAFAWVMDSLKEERERGITIDIAHKRFDTDKYYFTVVDCPGHRDFVKNMITGASQADAAVLVVAAPDGVMAQTKEHIFLSRTLGINQLIIAINKMDAVNYDEKRYKEVVEQVSGILKMIGFKPSEIPFIPITAFYGDNVLKNSDKTPWYKGPTMMEALNNLKEPEKPSNLPLRIPVEDAYTISGIGTVPVGRVETGVMKKGDKVIFMPGGASGEVKSIEMHHEEIPQALPGDNIGWNVRGIGKNDVRRGDVCGHVDNPPKVADEFVGQIVVLQHPSAITAGYTPVFHAHTSQIACQLIQLNKKLDPKTGQVKEENPTFLKAGDAAIVTIKPTKPMVIEPVKEIPQLGRFAIRDMGMTIAAGMCMSVKQK; this is translated from the coding sequence ATGGCAGCAGAAAAACCACACATGAACTTAGCAGTGATTGGTCACATTGACCATGGAAAATCAACATTCGTAGGACGCTTAATGTACGATGCAGGAGCTGTACCTACACACATCATTGAGAAATATAAGGAAGAAGCAAAGCAGAAGGGTAAGGAATCCTTCGCCTTCGCATGGGTTATGGACTCTCTTAAGGAAGAGCGTGAAAGAGGTATTACAATTGACATCGCTCACAAGAGATTCGACACAGACAAGTACTACTTCACAGTCGTAGACTGCCCTGGTCACCGTGACTTCGTTAAGAACATGATCACAGGTGCCTCCCAGGCTGACGCAGCTGTTCTTGTCGTTGCAGCTCCTGATGGTGTAATGGCCCAGACCAAGGAACACATTTTCCTTTCCAGAACCCTCGGTATCAACCAGCTTATTATCGCAATCAACAAAATGGATGCAGTAAATTACGACGAGAAGAGATACAAGGAAGTCGTCGAGCAGGTTTCCGGTATCCTTAAGATGATCGGGTTCAAGCCAAGCGAAATCCCCTTCATTCCAATCACTGCATTCTACGGTGACAACGTTCTTAAGAACAGCGACAAGACCCCCTGGTACAAGGGCCCAACCATGATGGAAGCTCTTAACAACCTTAAAGAACCAGAAAAACCATCCAACCTCCCACTCAGGATCCCTGTCGAAGATGCATACACCATTTCAGGTATTGGAACTGTACCAGTAGGCAGAGTTGAAACCGGTGTCATGAAGAAGGGTGACAAGGTCATCTTCATGCCAGGCGGAGCATCCGGTGAGGTTAAGTCCATTGAGATGCACCACGAAGAAATTCCACAGGCTCTCCCAGGAGACAACATCGGCTGGAACGTCCGTGGTATTGGCAAGAACGATGTCCGCAGAGGAGACGTTTGTGGTCATGTTGACAACCCACCAAAGGTTGCCGATGAGTTTGTAGGACAGATTGTCGTTCTGCAGCACCCCTCCGCAATCACTGCCGGATACACTCCTGTATTCCACGCCCACACCTCTCAGATCGCATGCCAGCTGATTCAACTTAACAAGAAGCTGGACCCAAAGACCGGGCAGGTTAAGGAAGAAAACCCAACCTTCCTCAAAGCAGGAGATGCAGCAATCGTTACAATCAAACCGACAAAGCCGATGGTTATCGAGCCCGTAAAAGAAATTCCACAGCTCGGCAGGTTTGCTATCCGTGATATGGGTATGACCATTGCTGCCGGCATGTGCATGAGTGTTAAACAGAAATAA
- a CDS encoding DUF4139 domain-containing protein, translating to MGVKKLFFWLTLGFFGGILLFSNLVPQSMGVMAQEYEPVNNTTAINTGAGIESVIRSPRVAGNLTSDTSRNLTSEAGGGVVENSEITIYEQGIALVKERREIELQNGVNQVEYTDIPSGIDPTSVIIEDTENEDTAILEQNYEYDVLSSSNLLEKYLCREVNVTDRNVEVYTGTLLSHSGNSIVLKTEAEQVVVIKDFSKVELADSSGLSIRPALIWQIYSPVSGTRELLISYLTSGMNWKAAYVLMSNAENTEANIRGWANIDNRAGMTFENAVLKLVSGQINRVSEAVTPVMEEKAVADERATQTLFVQEPLFEYHLYTLENPVTLENNQAKQISLLSADSVPIEKKLIYDSSVSEKVLAYLTLQNTNESGLGMPLPKGVVRVYSTDTSGGLQFLGEDRIKHTPEGEELRVTVGSAFDLTARRNETDYQRISDNVERVIYQIEINNSKSEDQSVAIVEHLYGEWEILESSDSYEEIDAFTIEFRVMVPARGTKLVTYTVERRF from the coding sequence ATGGGAGTGAAGAAACTTTTCTTCTGGCTTACATTGGGATTCTTTGGGGGAATACTGCTTTTTTCAAACCTGGTTCCCCAGAGTATGGGAGTTATGGCTCAGGAATACGAGCCTGTAAATAATACGACCGCAATTAACACAGGTGCTGGCATTGAATCCGTAATCAGGTCACCAAGGGTCGCAGGAAACCTGACTTCAGACACTTCGAGAAACTTAACCTCAGAAGCGGGTGGGGGGGTTGTGGAAAATTCTGAGATCACGATTTATGAACAGGGAATTGCCCTTGTGAAGGAAAGGCGAGAGATCGAGCTGCAGAATGGGGTCAATCAGGTTGAGTACACGGATATTCCTTCCGGAATAGACCCGACTTCTGTTATTATCGAGGACACGGAAAATGAGGATACTGCTATACTTGAGCAGAACTACGAGTACGATGTTTTGAGCAGTTCGAATCTGCTTGAAAAATACCTTTGCAGGGAAGTTAATGTAACCGACAGGAACGTCGAAGTGTATACCGGCACATTGTTAAGTCATTCAGGCAACAGCATAGTCCTTAAAACCGAAGCAGAACAAGTCGTGGTAATTAAGGATTTCTCAAAAGTCGAGCTTGCAGATTCGTCCGGGCTTTCTATAAGACCTGCCCTCATATGGCAGATTTATTCTCCTGTATCCGGAACACGGGAGCTTTTAATTTCCTACCTGACGAGCGGAATGAACTGGAAGGCAGCTTATGTCCTGATGAGCAATGCGGAGAATACCGAGGCAAATATCAGGGGCTGGGCTAACATTGACAACAGGGCAGGTATGACCTTTGAAAACGCAGTCTTGAAACTGGTTTCAGGCCAGATAAACCGTGTTTCTGAAGCAGTGACTCCGGTTATGGAAGAAAAAGCCGTCGCTGACGAAAGAGCAACGCAAACACTTTTTGTCCAGGAACCTCTTTTTGAGTATCACCTTTATACCCTTGAAAACCCGGTAACCCTGGAAAATAACCAGGCAAAGCAGATTTCTTTGCTGTCTGCTGATTCCGTGCCCATAGAAAAGAAGCTGATCTATGATAGTTCTGTGAGCGAGAAAGTCCTGGCTTATCTTACGCTTCAAAACACAAACGAAAGCGGACTCGGGATGCCTCTACCAAAAGGAGTCGTCAGGGTTTACAGTACTGATACTTCAGGAGGGCTTCAGTTCCTCGGGGAAGACAGGATAAAACACACTCCCGAAGGCGAGGAGTTAAGAGTGACTGTGGGCTCAGCTTTCGATCTGACAGCCAGGCGGAATGAAACCGATTACCAGCGCATAAGCGATAATGTAGAGCGAGTCATCTATCAGATCGAAATTAATAACAGTAAATCTGAGGATCAGTCCGTCGCGATTGTGGAACACCTCTACGGAGAATGGGAAATCCTGGAAAGTTCAGACAGTTATGAAGAAATCGATGCCTTTACGATAGAATTCAGAGTAATGGTGCCTGCCAGAGGGACGAAACTTGTCACTTACACGGTAGAACGCCGTTTCTGA
- the rpsJ gene encoding 30S ribosomal protein S10 has protein sequence MQKARIRLSGISPKDLDGVCNQVKSIAERTGVNISGPVPLPTKKLVVPTRKSPSGDGTATWDHWEMRVHKRLIDIAADERALRQLMRIQVPKDINIEIVLEG, from the coding sequence ATGCAAAAAGCTAGAATAAGACTGTCAGGCATCAGTCCCAAAGATCTGGACGGAGTCTGCAATCAGGTAAAATCTATTGCGGAAAGGACAGGAGTTAATATTTCGGGACCTGTTCCGCTTCCCACAAAGAAACTTGTAGTTCCTACTAGAAAGAGCCCGAGCGGTGACGGAACTGCAACCTGGGACCACTGGGAGATGCGCGTACACAAGCGTCTCATCGATATCGCAGCCGATGAAAGGGCACTCCGTCAGCTTATGAGAATCCAGGTCCCTAAAGATATCAATATCGAGATCGTACTCGAAGGGTAA
- a CDS encoding helix-turn-helix domain-containing protein: MPYGKIYTVLESLARKGFIEVQVSRPKKLRAVDPEMSLNSFFEKRKTEFEKEILVLENSVEEAKQALKNVQTQKQKVEIFLTIAVTESEIRKFAISVYSEVKKVIIFNSSCLWHANNRQPAA, translated from the coding sequence GTGCCCTATGGGAAGATATATACTGTTCTCGAATCTCTGGCAAGAAAAGGTTTTATAGAAGTTCAGGTCTCAAGACCTAAGAAATTGAGGGCAGTTGACCCTGAGATGTCTTTAAATTCCTTTTTTGAGAAACGAAAGACCGAATTTGAAAAAGAAATATTGGTTCTGGAGAACTCTGTTGAGGAGGCAAAACAGGCTCTTAAAAATGTGCAAACCCAAAAACAAAAAGTTGAAATTTTCTTGACGATTGCCGTAACTGAGTCCGAAATCAGGAAGTTTGCCATTTCTGTTTATAGCGAAGTAAAAAAAGTCATTATATTTAATTCCTCCTGCCTTTGGCATGCCAATAATCGCCAGCCTGCCGCCTGA
- a CDS encoding carboxymuconolactone decarboxylase family protein yields MEEYGEGCCGGGRREEQEDLEHEELLESMSEKLGFTPHILEIIGELDSESLKKYNRCNKKLLSDGALPAKTKILVALAVVASKQCERCTVVQMQSALKNGATKEEIMELMDVIFITSGAPAVAACRDALKLLK; encoded by the coding sequence ATGGAAGAATATGGGGAAGGATGTTGCGGCGGCGGTCGTCGGGAAGAACAAGAAGATCTTGAACATGAAGAGTTACTGGAAAGCATGAGCGAGAAGCTAGGTTTCACACCACACATTCTTGAGATCATTGGAGAGCTTGACAGTGAATCTCTTAAAAAGTATAATCGATGCAATAAAAAGTTACTGTCAGACGGTGCTCTACCTGCAAAAACAAAAATCCTTGTAGCACTTGCTGTTGTTGCGTCCAAGCAATGTGAAAGATGCACAGTTGTGCAGATGCAAAGTGCACTCAAGAACGGAGCCACCAAAGAAGAAATAATGGAGCTTATGGATGTTATATTCATAACTTCAGGGGCACCTGCTGTAGCAGCTTGCAGGGATGCGTTGAAGTTGCTAAAGTAA